Genomic window (Mesorhizobium sp. M4B.F.Ca.ET.058.02.1.1):
CGGAGCCGGAGCCGCGGGCGCAGGTTCTGATGGCGCAGGGGCCGCAGGCGCGGGTTCCGAAGGCGCGGGCGCCGCAGGCGCAGGCGCTGACGGCGAGGATGCCGCCGGCGCCTCGACCTTGGGCGATTCGACCTTGACGTTGACGTCTTTGCTGCCGCCGCCATTGATGTTGATGACACCTGTGAAGACGAGCAGAACCACGATCGCCAGAATCGCGAGAACGACCGCGACAACCGTGCCACCTCCGCCCGAATTCACAACCGTTGGACCGTCAGCCATGGTTCTTCTCCTTACGATTGCACTGTCGAGAAAACGGGCGCGTCACGGCAACGTTCCGCCCCAGGGACCTCAGTCCCGGCAGCCGTGAGACTGAAGTCTCATCACCACGCGCAGAGGGCCGGAATGGTCGGTTTCAAGGAAACCGAAGCCTCGCCAACTCATTGGTAAGCGGACCACCGGACACGTCCCTTCTCGGCGGTCTCTGGGTGCCCGCCAATCATCGTTCCCGTGCTGGCGGGCACCCGCTCGCCTTCCTGTTCCTGGAACCCTGGCCCGCGCACTCGCGTGGAGTGACGAGCTTGTTAGTTGAGCCGGCGAAGGGAACGGAACCTCCTCAACAGCGTATGTTAGCTGTCGCCCAACCGGGCAAGCTGGCCAGAGTTTCCTGCAATGACCAAGGCATCGCTCCATCTTCTGAAAGGCGCAGGCTACCTGGTCTCCACGGCAAGCGTGATCCTGCTTGCGGTGGTGAGTTGGAAGAGCGCTTCGGAAAGCCCGCTGCTGGTCGCCTGCCTGCTTGGCGGCGCCGCGGCATCCATTGTCGGCATGTTCTGCCGCTGGCTTTCCTACGAGATCGAGAAACGCCGGGAAGGAAAATAGCATCCGTTGTCGGGCGCCGTCCGCAAAAAGCCCGCGCCACGGAGGGACCGATGGCGCGGGCCGGCCGATGTTTGCCCACCAGCCTGCGCGGGACGCCAAGCAGCGACGTCAGGCGCCAGACCTCAACCATTCGAAGCGGCTAATGTTCCATTTGCTCGATCGCTAGATCTGGCGACGTCGAGGCTATCGACGGCGCTCGTTTGCCGGCCAAGCGCCGCCCGGCGCTGGGTGAAATTTCTGGACCGCCCCTCACGATGCGCGTAACATCCCGTCAACGGCGATAACTGGCAAGGGCATCGCCGGCTGAGAGCGAGCATCGCGCTTCCGCCCCAATGGAGGAGGGAGCGTTGATCGAGCACAAGAAATCCACCAGCGGCATCGCCTATCCGGATGACCTCTGCCTGTTGAAAAGGGCCTACGACCAGATATGCCTCGAGAGGGATCTCCCGGCAGGCTCGCCCGCGGCGGAGCAATTGGCCATCCGCGCCATGGAGTTGTTTGCGCAAGGTATTTTTGAGGAAGAGGCCCTCTTGCAGGGGCTTAGGCAGCCCGCTTGAACGCTCGCTCACTTCACGGAACTGCGCCGACTGGCCATGCTCGGCCCTACCCGCTCGCAAGGACAGCCATGACCCCGCGATATCTCGACCACCTCCTGGAATGCCCCTATTGCCTGACGATCAAGCTGAGGATTCCGGCCGACGCGCAGCCGGACACGCGCATCGTCTGCGACGATTGCGGCGAGTTCCTCGGGCTGTGGGACGAGTTGCTGACGGACTTCGAAAGGCAGGGTGGCAACAACGGCGTCTTCCGTCTCGACAGGGGCCGCATCAGGCGCCTCGGCTGAAGCTGTCGCGATGCCCGGCTCCGCATAGGCCTTCATTCCTACAACCGCCGAGCCGCAGCGCGCGGAATGGAACGTTTCACGCAATTGCCAATTGGTGGACTCGCATGCCCTGCCGGGCGTTAGATTGGCGGCAGGCGAAGGAGGGCACGTCGCGAACAGGGAGGACGTAATCTATGGATTACGAATACGAGAAGATTCTACCCGACGAGCAGCCTTATGAAGTCATTACTTTTGCCAAAAAACACGGGTTGACGGTGCCGGCCGCGGATGCCGTCCTGTTCGCCAAGGGCCCGTCCCGGAAAGCGTGCGACGCCGCGGCATTGGCCTTCCTGTGCGCGGTGGCGCAATACGCCGACAGGCGATCGCGGCACTAACGCGCTCGCCGCATAGGGGCGTGGCGAAGACCTGTCTCGCCACGCAAAGCGCCGCTGCGACGGCCGTTATCTCAAGCCGAGAAAACTCAGTATCGCGATGACTATGACGATGGCTCCAACCAGCCAGATGATGTTGTTCATGACATTCTCCTTCACCCGAGATGGGTGCTGGAGGGACAACATAAGCGCCAGCTAAAGGTTCCGGTCTAAGGCGCGGCGGCGGCGGGGCGGTGCGTCGTTCGCAACAAAACGACTTCGCAATCGTTTCTCATTCGCCAGACACTCTGGCTACTCCAGACCTTCTCCCGCCGGCAGCGCCGGCGGGTCTTTTCGCAGCCTTTGGCCAGGATGCCATGCCGTCGACCTCGATCCGAAAGACGGACTACGATACCCAGAGGCGGATCCTGCGCGTGTGGTTCGTGGGCAGCGGCAAATGCTACGAGTTCGAGGACGTGCCGCCGGAGACTTTTGCCGGTTTCCGGGCCGCCTTCGCAAAGGGCCGATATTTCAACAGCTACATCCGCAACCGTTTCCGCTATCGCTTGGTGGCCGCCGCTGGCGCGCCGGCGGCCATGCCGCCAATTCCGGCCGCAGATCCTTCTTCAGGGAACGTTCGCCTCTCACGGCAGTTGAGCTTCCAGCGCGAAAACAATGTCGTCTCGCGCCCGACTTCAATCCGTAGGAGGAAATGATGAGAATGCACTTTTCCGCAGCCGCCGCAGGGCTGTTGCTGCTCGCCGGTATCGGTGCGGCCGCCGCCGACACCGTGGTTATTGCGCCGGAACAGGAAACGGTCATCCGGGAATATGTGAAGAAGCAGCCCCTGGCTTCGGTCAAGCTTCCCGGCGTGGAGCTCAACGTCGGCACGGCCCTGCCCGATACGGTCGAGCTTTATGAAGTGCCCGATGTGAAATACCGCTACACCGTGATCGACAACCGGACAGTCGTCGTCGATCCCGACACGCGCACGGTGATCAAGATTATCGAATAAGATCGACGTTCCGATTGAAGATCCGCCAGCCGACAAGGAGTGGCGGGTTTTCAACACGTCGAGGAGGCCGGGCCCACCTTCACTCTCGCCGGCGGCAAATATCCAACGATCCGCAAACGAACCAGAGTGTCCGACTTAGTCCCCTTAGAAAAGCGTCACGAAAACGATCGGTCCAAGGATCAGGCAAACACCCATTCCGATTGTAATGGCGATAGCCAGGCGTTCCGTTCGCCGGACAATCTCGGCCACCGCTTCGTCATCATCCGGGATGAGATCGAGGACTGAATTGTCCTTTGGCGCGGACGATTTGCGCCGGCTGACCGGACCTGTCGGTCTCCGCCGGCCAGGCGGACAATCGGATTCCGGCCGACGATAGCGCAGCCTGGTTTTCATGCGTCTGCTTCCAGCCGCTCATGCTCCGCTTTCTGGTGCCAGATCACCTGGCGGAGGTCGCGCATGTCGACAGGCTGGCCACATCTGGGACAGAGATAGAAATGGCATACCGGATATTCGTCCGGCGGGCTTCCGCGCCGGGTGCCGGTCAACGGCGGCCCGAGATCAGAAAGCTTCGTCATCCGCGCAGCTTCCTGGCTTGCCGC
Coding sequences:
- a CDS encoding KTSC domain-containing protein; the encoded protein is MPSTSIRKTDYDTQRRILRVWFVGSGKCYEFEDVPPETFAGFRAAFAKGRYFNSYIRNRFRYRLVAAAGAPAAMPPIPAADPSSGNVRLSRQLSFQRENNVVSRPTSIRRRK
- a CDS encoding DUF1236 domain-containing protein, giving the protein MRMHFSAAAAGLLLLAGIGAAAADTVVIAPEQETVIREYVKKQPLASVKLPGVELNVGTALPDTVELYEVPDVKYRYTVIDNRTVVVDPDTRTVIKIIE